ACTTCTAGCCTCATCTGAAATTGCAGGTAAATAATATTAGAGactggaaaaaaaattcagaagatACTATTAGATAAGAGAGCAGAGAGATCCTTTCTTTAAGTTTAGCATGGTTCCTAATGAAGGACAGCAACAGAGCAAGATTAAAATCACATtggttttattttctaattagcAATCCTTTAATTATTTCACAGCCAACACTAATCATTCTGCTTTGACTCTTCTACTTAAAGCTTTCTTATAATTTGCACAGGTTCTGTCAAAACACCTCCAGACCTATAGTTTTTCTCAGCATTTTCAGTTATCATCTCTATTTGGTGTTGCAAGCTCTTAGATTCCATGACAACCCATTTGTTAGTTTTGAAGCGAGGGATCTGATTTGGGTTCAGAGAAAGGTGCTGCTAAGATTAAacagcacaaaaaaaaaaacaattagacCAAAAGTAAGGTCTACTCAGTTTTTAAAATTAGGTATACATTAGAAACCAATTATGTATTTGGGACATTAGTAACAAATTAGGACAAACATCCAAAgctatgtatttttttatggaaattCTTTGAGATAGACTATAGAGCAATTGATGAAAAAGTACCAAACACAGAGAGAGTATTCATACCTAAAGCGTAAAAGGGAAACCAAAAACAGCAAATTACCCATATCATATAGACATTCATGAATCTGAAATTCCAGAGACAGTTTGCCTCATGCTTCAACAAAAACAGCAAAGGAAAACCAAGAAACCAATTATGTATTTGGGAGCAAACTGCTTTTTCTACAGGAAGAGAAATTTAAGACCAAATATACAAAAAAGTCTGGCCCTTTCAGGGATAAtaaagagagagggagagaaattCCAATACCATTCCTTTGATTTCTGCAAAGCTAGCGAATAACAATCATGATCAATTAAGAACAATCACATCAATGCACACACTGGATCCCCATAATCCCAGCAAAGGCGCACCAAATCTGCAGGACGCGAATCACAGACAACAATTCAAACCAAACTTGTTTTGccaaaaatcaataaaaaatccAGAAGAACAAAAACAAAGGGAACGAATGGATCATTTGTTAGTTTTGAAGCGAGGGATCTGATTTGGGTTCAGAGAAAGGCGCTGCTAAGATTAAacagcacaaaaaaaaaacaattagacCAAAAGTAAGATCTACTCAGTTTTTAAAATCAGGCATACATTAGAAACCAATTATGTATTTGGGACATTAGTAACAAATTAGGACAAACATCCAAAgctatgtatttttttatggaaattCTTTGAGATAGACTATAGAGCAACTGATGAAAAAGTACCAAACACAGAGAGAGTATTCATACCTAAAGCGTAAAAGGGAAACCAAAAACAGCAAATTACCCATATCATATAGACATTCATGAATCTAAAATTCCAGAGACAGTTTGCCTCATGCTTCAACAAAAACAGCAAAGGAAAACCAAGAAACCAATTATGTATTTGGGAGCAAACTGCTTTTTCTTCAGGAAGAGAAATTTAAGACCAAATATACAAAAAAGTCTGGCCCTTTCAGGGATAAtaaagagagagggagagaaattCCAATACCATTCCTTTGATTTCTGCAAAGCTAGCGAATAACAATCAAGATCAATTAAGAACAATCACATCAATGCACACACTGGATCCCCATAATCCCAGCAAAGGCGCACCAAATCTGCAGGACGCGAATCACAGACAACAATTCAAACCAAACTTGTTTtgccaaaaatgaaaaaaaaatccagaagAACAAAAACAAAGGGAACGAATGGATGCTTGGAAAAAGAACGAATCACAGTCGTGAGAAAGAGAAACAAACCTGAAAATTTGCAGGAAAACCCAAATCGAGTATGAGCACCCAGCCAGCAGCCACCATTTAAGGAACAATGTCCGGTGCCAAACATCAGCCATCTTCTACATAAGGATCagggaagaaaaaaacagaaggGTAACGATATCAGATCAGGAAAAAAGGGGAACTATATCAGTCCTGAATCCTAGAGACCAACAGAGATGAAATACATACCCAAATGGAGTAGACCACCTTCCGTAGTCTGATTCGAACCCTCCAAAAAATCCCTTGTCTCCGTTTGTTTGCATAACTACTCATGAGATCATAACCCTACTCTGATTCGAAAGATCATAATTAATTCCCCAACTCAGTAAATAAACAAAACTGAAACGaaacaaaaattttaaaaataaaaaaacctgtGAGAAACCGAGCCTACATGTAAAAAAATACCGTTCTTACGGGATGGAAGATGGTTTTCTCAAATTTCcggttcttcctcttctccctGTATCTCAGAACCCTTGCCTCCCGATCCATCCCGCAGAGCTGCGTCGCCGGCTGGCTTCCGCCGCCGCCGGAAACCACCATCCCGCTCGAATCGGAGCTGTTCAAATACGACATGTCTGAAACCGCGTTCCCATCTGGCACCACTCCAACATCAAGCGAAGACGATGAAACCTGCAGACCCAAATCAAATCAGTACAAAATTCTTCGATCTGAGAAAATTTCAGGCAATGGAAGTTAATTTGTATGTTGAGTAATCAACGACTTACGCTTTGGCTGAGAGACTGAGATGGATAATTGAAGGAGCCGGATAGCTTCGATCTGCAAAAATCGATGTCGAAGCAACCTTCTGTGTGATGATTCATCATCGGAGCTGGGTGAGGAGGGAGGGGTTTGGTCTGAACCGGCACAACGACTTACGCTTTGGCTGAGAGCGGAGACTATTTGTGCATAATGGATAGGAAGAATGAAAGACGCAATGTGTATGCGTTTTCAAGCTCGTGAAACGGCtgagagaaaaggagaaaagaagAAGGTAAGGTGAAAGGGAAACTGATATGAATCAACGGCTGAGATTAAACCTGAGTGAAATAAAATGACTTTTTTACAAAAATACCCATACCCAACTATCATAGATATTGGAATAAATTGCTGAAGGACGTTTTTGCCCTCAAGGCtgcaaaactttgcttttatatatattatagatttCCAAAAATGAATGAGACTAATTTCAAGGTATGGAAGGATATATCAAAATTATTCAGAGTTGCATGAATCCAAATCACTACGAACTGAGTAGTTACTTCTGTTACGAATGCAAgttcttttaaaaaatgaacAAACTTTGAGAAATGTGACCACTCGGATCTAGGTGTTTAATGATCATTTAGCACAACATTTCAGAAGTCTTCAGGGGTGTGGTATCTGAAGGGATCTCTAATGTTAAAGATTTCCTTGCTAAACTAAAGAAGTTATTGTAAAAGGCGATAACGAGGAAACAAGTACACTTGTATAATGCTTGATTTCCATGAAGTTCAAAGGCAAAGGAATACATTATGGAAATGTCTCATATAGGCGCTAAacttaagaaattaaaaatcgAGTATCTAACTACCTCCTAGGCATTTGGTTTAATATTTCTTATAATGAAATACAGTCAATTTGAGTTCGTCCCCGGGGGTTAGCTCAAGttgtaagagctaggggacataagggttggggaggggaaggtacAGGGTTCGAATCTTGAAAGGAAAATTTGAAgaaattttctaacttactaacaactaaccactaacatttgcctataaaaaaagtaATTTGAGCTCAGTTATAAATTGCTAAAAGGAGAAATTGACTCTTAATGAGTCTATATCTTGTGCAAGAGAAAGAGATTGAGGCATGATAGCAGTGAAAGTGCTAATTTCGTAAGCACCTCTAAGGCCAAGGGCATAAAGAGAAAAAGACTACTAAGGATTCAGATAAGTGCTTCTTTTATCTGAAATATTTACATTAGGGCCCTTGAGACGCCAAAGCCAGTTCCAGTCAGAGGTGGGAGGCGGTTGATGAACACCGACCACCTGAATATGCCGCTCATGCAATAACCACTGGTAACCCGAGCTTGCTGAGTAGATACCAGAAGAATCAAAATTCCACACCATGCAATCCGACACTTGATTATGCAACTCATCAATGacaaaaagaaattaagaaaaataagttGGGGTAATTTTGGAAAATTGCGCtaaatttgaaaaaatttaatactatcAACCACTTTCTTAAGGGATGTAAAATGTTAGtgtggttcttataaaaaagaacGGAGAGAGTATTATTTTTCACATACTAATTCGGTTCAACTGATGTGAATCCTAATTTAGTTTCTACATCAATTAAGTGTttgtttggtttcaaatctggagaGGCCAAACGTAGATCCAGAAATCCAAAAACAACTATTTATTGTTTATGAAAACGTGGATCGGGGCCAAACGTGGACCTGGAtaagttttccaaacacacactaagcaATGTGCGTCATGACTCATAAATTCACTCTGATTCATGTGAATTTAAGTTGTCTCCCTATCatgggttaatggtcaaattagtccctgtgtttgtatgaaattttgattttagtccctcctcGAAAAAAACTTGCCGATCTCTCCCTGCAGTTGCAATCattttggttttagtcctcACCGGAGGGCGGCCCACACCTGGCACGCTGACGTGTTAGATGAGTCCTACgtggaatttttaaaaaaaaattaatttcaaaattcggTTTTactattaaaattttaacaaaattaaaaagtaaaatccCAAAATGCCCTTCTATGTTACCCCAAATCCTAAATTCCCAAATCATTAGAAGACCAAAATTAGACACTCGAGCAACAGTTTCATGTTCTGCAAAACCCATATCGTGAAGGTGTAAGGAAGCGACAGAGGAACAAAGTTACCCACCCATATAAAAAACACAGGGACTaactttgaccattaacccCCTATCATCTTGCAACCACCTTAGGAACAAGCAGATTCTCACAAATTCAACTCAATTGAGGCAAATTCTCCTCCACCAATCACATCAGCAATCAACGTGTCTAAACTAGCCAAGTGagttaaaattgattttttttcaaccagttttggtaaaaaaaaattccaaaagaAAATGCATGTTTCTGAACATGTGGAACATCAGTAAACGAAAAAGGAAAATTCATTGATTCGAGCAAAGACAATAAACCTTATCCGTTTACTTAAGTTACAAAAACAATAGATAATATGAAGAGAAACATGAGGATCAAAATCATGGAGGCTAACACATATGTACCAGCACCCCTTATCTCCCCCACTtccatttctttcattttcccCTTTTAACACTCACAAAATTCAACTGTCATGAAAAGATGATTTCCCTAAagacccttcacccttcttTCCTTCCCACCAACACCACATATTCTCACCTCCACACAAGAAACTATACTCTGTGCCTCTGCAATTCCAATGAGTCTGATTCCCAGCCTCCCGAACCTAAAGGAGATGTTCAAAGCCAAGAGCTGCTAGCCCAAATTGCCATGCTCCAAACTCAGAAAGTTCGTCTCACTGATTATCTTGATGAGAGGTCTGAATACCTAACCCAATTTGGTGAAGAAGCTAAGGCTGAGTTTGACAAGGTTGGAGAAGATGCCCTCAAAGGGTTAGATGAAGCTAGTGACAGGGTATGTATTTATAATATATGCTTCAACTTTTTAGTGGTCATTCACCATGAAGGGAAATCACAATTCAAGTGAAAGTTAGGCCTAAATCTTACACAGACACAAGTAAATTAGGATTTAGGAGTTTGGATTCTCTTAACTGCATCATGATTCATGAGCCtaaactgaggaaatatattgatTAGAAAATAATTATATGTTGAAATTTAAATTAACTTCATAATTTATTACATATGTGAATGTATACCATTATAATTGCAATTTCAGCTATTTATTTTCCAACCAAGGACTGTAGTGTGTAATTCCTTATTTTCCCTGTATTTTTGTAAGTTGAGTTTTGGCGGGGAAGGAAGGGAAGAGAGAGACCCATGAGAAGTTCTTAAGTTGTTTGGGAGAGTTTGAAGTATTTCTAAAAACCCTCTAAGACCCCTCTAAAACCCTCCtttattgtattttttatttccctAAATTGAGGAGTTTTGGAGAATCTGGAACTGCCAAACCAGGGAAGGGTTACACCTTCCCCCTCTCGTGCCCTCCCCTCCCCTAAAAACTCCCAAACAAAGCTTTAAAAGTGAATCTCACACTTTAATTAAAGGAATCATATCTATAAGATATATTAAGATTGCTTTAAAGAActggttcttagttcttagcctAAGAACTCGCCTCTAAGAGCCAGGGATGAAGATGCTCTTAGCTAAGAACTGGTTCTTAGATTTAAGAACCAAGAACTCCACATCATCACTCTCCAATGCttaagaacctagttcttagCCTAAGAACTCACTTCTAAGAACTAGggatggagatgctcttagttcAAGTGGTATATGCTTAATTCTCCTTAATCAATATGAATTTTGTGTATGGAAAAAATACTGCTGGGAGAATAGTCCCACAAGGATGTGGATGTTCAAGGTTTGATTAGGGTTGACTCTTATGAATGGTTCATGTATTAGATAAAGGACTGTAAGTtcttacataattttttttatgttatctGAAATTTTTGTTAGTTGTACTTATAATACTAGGTTCACAAGAGAATTGTTCAAAAAATTACTTCAATAATGACCCTTTTATTCATTTGTGATTCATAGATTACGGCTAACATAGAGAGCCAGATGCTGGCATTTGAGGAATCTACTGAACTTAACAAACAAGAGATTCAGGAGAGCGAAAGCAAAATTACAGAGTTTGAAGGTCAAATGGAGAAGGATCGAAATGAAGGGTTATTCTTTAAGAACCTGGGGCAGCAACCACCTGTTGATCAAGCAAAAGCCAAGGAGGAGGTGGAAAAGATCAAAGATGTAGCCAGAGAAAAAGATGGGGGCAAAACCAGGAAAAATATTTACCTCTTCTTCATGGGCCTTCTGGCCTATGGAATAGTGGGTTCTATTGCCTCATCCTCAGGTACTGATTGGAGAAAAGTTTCACTTCTTGGAGCTGTTCTTGTGGCTTTATTTTATCAGTTCATCAATGAACAAAACAAGgacaagaagaaagaagattagTGAAGATAGAAAGAGCTCTAGTTCATCTTTTATTTTGATCAAAAGGCATTTGTAAATGGGTATTGCACTATTGCTTGATTGAATATATAGCCCCAAGCCTCTGAGTAAGAGCTTACAACCTGTACTTGAGTTGATATATCAAGGCTCAAGATGCTTTTGTTGAGCATCAACTACAGCTGATATCACTACAGGCTCAAGAATATGGGTAAGGAAGTTAATTACCATGTGTCatgtgatgatgatgttgaaaTGCAGCATTTTTGAATCTTATGTTGATACAGAAAAAAAATGTAGCTTGTTCTGTTATCATCATAATTCATAGCTATTACAGATGTGTAAACATGGCAAAGCCTGCTAGGTGACCACCCTCTCCTAGGTCAAATATTGTTGAACAAATGAACTATGAACTAATATTTATCTCAATTATCAGTATAGATCTTGAAGCATTGATTTCAACCCTGTAATCGAAgcaaattattttttcttagaTAAAAATAACTTTGTCACAAGTGTACTCACATCAGCAAGATTATTATACTGATTAACaaaattttttagtttttttaaattatactacCTTGCATTTTATGTTTATTGTATAATTTCCATTATGATAGAAATGGTCAGTCCATTTGCTATCGGGTATCGACAGTTACTAGGTTGACAATGGAATGAGTAGTACAAGGAAAATAGTCAAAATACCAAAAGAGTAAAAGTCAGTATAAGAAAATGCAAGAAATGGTAGTTACCATCTACTACCTCATGATTTTTGTCGAACAACATAGATTGCTTTACCACATAACATCAGCATTTCTTGCAACTTTCCttcctaatatatatatatagttaaagATAAAAGTGTTGAAAAGTAAATATACACAATTACGTTCCTCATTTTAAATTGCTATAAGATTAACATGAGTTGAGTTATAATTGTTCAAAACATACTTCTATATATAGTTGTCTCAGTCCATAAACAACTAGTATATAATACTTAAGTATTTTACCAATTCTGGGTTTACATTCTCTGTAAGTCTAGCAGTAAGTTGGTATTAATTGAATCAACCGCAAACAGAACTTGCATGGGAAAAAAGGAACATGTACTTAAACCAATAATTGTGCTGACTACTAAgtattagaaatataatataggTGTTTGCTGTGGTGCCCGCATTTTTCAACATGGGTAGGTACAGGAATTTGACTGACCACTAGTATTTAAGCACATGATCTGAACTTACATAGTGTTTTAATATATCCTTATACTTTCATTAATTGTGAAATAGccccaattttattttactatttaatacaTGACCCTAGTAAAATTGAGGTTGCCTCagttaaaaacattttcaccaTTTGCTTCTGGAATCAACTCGCGAGGACGGAGAAGATGAGCATGGCTGTGAACCATTAGCGAGCTAACTCGATCCTCCACTTCTGTTCGCTTCTTCATCTTATTTCCTCCTCATTCGTTCGCTGAGTTAAGGTAAGattacttttgttttctttgttagACAGTTTGAGTGTTGTCAGTTAGTATATGTGAGATGTCTCGTTCGTCTCCGTTTGAAAATTTTGGATCTAGCTCCCCTAAATTAACGATTAATTTGATTAGTAGTAGCTTCCATATTATGTTGGTGTTGATTGTCATTTTTAGAGACATTTGAACCCTAATTTTACTGTTATCCGAAACCCTAATTTGTCGGTTGGGGAACATTTGGGATTTATTGGAACCCTAATTTTTTTAGATGACAAATTAGAAGTGGTAGGGTTGAATTGGATCGTTATTGGTAAAGCATAAGTCACGATTTGTCCAATGCGTACAAATTGGGGCTGATTTTACTGTTATCCGAAACCCCAATTTGTCAATTGGGGAACATTTAGGATTTAATGGAACCCTAATTTGTTGAGATGAAAAATTAGAGACGGTAGGGTTGAATTGGATCGTTATTGGTAAAGCATAAGTCATGATTTGTCGAATGCGTACAAATTGGGGCTGATTGTACCCAGATTTGCGAAATTGGGAAATTAGGGTTTATAATTTATCGAATTGGGTGTTTTGGatttttaaattctaaaattttaatcTGAAAATGCATATTATTGGCATGCTATAACTTATGTGTGGTATCCTATTTTTAGTAGGTGTTACATGAAGATCATGACATCCCAATCACATAGCTCCC
This portion of the Lotus japonicus ecotype B-129 chromosome 3, LjGifu_v1.2 genome encodes:
- the LOC130749364 gene encoding zinc finger protein CONSTANS-LIKE 5-like, whose product is MMNHHTEGCFDIDFCRSKLSGSFNYPSQSLSQSVSSSSLDVGVVPDGNAVSDMSYLNSSDSSGMVVSGGGGSQPATQLCGMDREARVLRYREKRKNRKFEKTIFHPVRTGYDLMSSYANKRRQGIFWRVRIRLRKVVYSIWKMADVWHRTLFLKWWLLAGCSYSIWVFLQIFRFGAPLLGLWGSSVCIDVIVLN
- the LOC130749365 gene encoding uncharacterized protein LOC130749365, coding for MISLKTLHPSFLPTNTTYSHLHTRNYTLCLCNSNESDSQPPEPKGDVQSQELLAQIAMLQTQKVRLTDYLDERSEYLTQFGEEAKAEFDKVGEDALKGLDEASDRITANIESQMLAFEESTELNKQEIQESESKITEFEGQMEKDRNEGLFFKNLGQQPPVDQAKAKEEVEKIKDVAREKDGGKTRKNIYLFFMGLLAYGIVGSIASSSGTDWRKVSLLGAVLVALFYQFINEQNKDKKKED